One window of the Flavobacteriales bacterium genome contains the following:
- a CDS encoding FAD-binding oxidoreductase, with translation MTADQGPICIIGQGIAGTNLAWSCYLNDIPFRIFDDGHMSASSKAAAGLFNPMILKRRRLAWKAKECFEPLAGFYHRIEGIIGQRFFYPSGIWRRMTSMEEVNDWQGLQENMGFAPFLGRQAKDLGVSGRLDAPFGFQEVTQAGFVRTDEFMSLSRRHFEDQGAYHRETVDEQGIEDLAESASAVVLARGLAEQHHKTHFGALPFSPAKGHTIEIYSPELKLGHIIKGPCFIIPLGEDRYRIGSTYSWTGLDRGVEKSEVEKLEGMLRSFVDCSYEISEEWAGVRPATKDRRPLIGRSDVDKRIVLFNGFGSRALMTTPVLSQHLLDHLFKGTELWSEVDRHRT, from the coding sequence ATGACGGCTGACCAAGGCCCGATATGCATCATAGGTCAGGGCATCGCGGGAACCAATCTGGCCTGGTCCTGTTATTTGAATGATATTCCCTTCCGCATCTTCGATGATGGGCATATGAGCGCATCATCCAAGGCCGCAGCCGGACTTTTCAATCCCATGATCCTCAAGCGTAGGAGACTTGCTTGGAAAGCCAAAGAATGCTTCGAACCTCTTGCAGGATTCTATCATCGAATAGAAGGGATCATCGGGCAGAGATTCTTCTACCCTTCGGGTATTTGGCGAAGAATGACCTCTATGGAAGAAGTCAATGATTGGCAGGGCCTGCAAGAGAATATGGGATTCGCACCATTTCTGGGAAGGCAGGCCAAGGACTTGGGAGTTTCTGGGCGTTTGGATGCCCCTTTTGGATTTCAAGAAGTGACCCAAGCGGGCTTTGTACGAACGGATGAGTTCATGAGCCTTTCAAGAAGGCACTTCGAAGATCAAGGAGCCTATCATCGAGAAACAGTGGACGAGCAAGGTATCGAGGACCTTGCAGAGTCAGCTTCCGCTGTGGTCTTGGCGAGAGGACTGGCTGAACAGCATCACAAAACCCACTTCGGAGCCTTGCCTTTCTCACCGGCCAAAGGGCACACGATTGAAATATACAGTCCAGAGCTCAAGCTCGGTCATATCATCAAGGGTCCTTGTTTCATCATTCCCTTAGGTGAGGATCGCTATCGCATCGGAAGCACATACAGCTGGACAGGTCTGGACCGAGGGGTGGAGAAATCAGAAGTAGAAAAACTGGAAGGCATGCTACGGTCCTTTGTGGATTGTAGCTATGAGATTTCCGAAGAATGGGCCGGGGTGAGACCGGCCACCAAGGACCGCAGACCTTTGATAGGGAGAAGTGATGTGGATAAGCGCATCGTGTTGTTCAATGGATTCGGTTCAAGAGCCTTGATGACCACCCCAGTGCTCAGTCAGCACTTGCTGGATCATCTCTTCAAGGGAACAGAGTTGTGGTCAGAAGTGGATCGGCACCGGACCTAG